Proteins encoded by one window of Arachis ipaensis cultivar K30076 chromosome B04, Araip1.1, whole genome shotgun sequence:
- the LOC107638966 gene encoding uncharacterized protein LOC107638966: MDHVNAKDNENEVDLESGLPLLRDDESKNISPPSTSNQGKKIFAKIPDRFVGGSLRGEEMPSFPFNESTLSQVSLDLPKVANKPMMGQDLADAERTPLKEKRKKSSHKKPPRPPRPPKAPELNAADYKLIREITELAMLKRARIERMKALKKMKAAKQSSPSSSNTSILAMIFTLVFCIVLIFHGISSGKGSGATFQGSPLSTAGEGGLISVQFQLTPYAVESKAPGSQSSFVQQVTGSDLAEKLKRT, from the exons ATGGATCATGTGAATGCGAAGGATAACGAGAATGAAGTTGATCTTGAAAGTGGATTGCCATTGCTTAGAGATGATGAATCAAAGAATATCTCTCCACCAAGTACTTCAAACCAAGGGAAGAAAATATTTGCCAAGATTCCCGATCGGTTTGTCGGAGGTTCTTTAAGAGGCGAGGAAATGCCGAGTTTCCCCTTCAATGAATCAACTTTAAGCCAAGTTTCTCTGGACTTGCCGAAAGTGGCAAACAAGCCAATGATGGGGCAAGACTTGGCGGATGCAGAGAGGACACCGTTAAAGGAGAAACGTAAAAAGTCTAGTCATAAAAAACCTCCCAGACCTCCGAGGCCTCCGAAAGCTCCAGAATTGAATGCAGCAGACTATAAGTTAATAAGGGAGATAACTGAACTTGCCATGTTGAAGCGTGCAAGGATAGAGCGTATGAAAGCCTTGAAGAAGATGAAAGCTGCTAAACAATCGTCGCCATCATCTTCCAATACCAGCATTTTGGCCATGATTTTTACTCTTGTCTTCTGTATTGTGCTAATATTCCATG GCATTTCAAGCGGAAAAGGTTCCGGGGCAACTTTCCAGGGATCACCTCTATCTACGGCAGGAGAGGGTGGTTTAATTTCAGTTCAGTTCCAACTCACTCCATATGCAGTTGAATCAAAAGCACCTGGTTCACAGTCAAG TTTTGTACAGCAAGTAACAGGTTCAGATCTGGCTGAGAAACTGAAAAGAACTTAA
- the LOC107637604 gene encoding cell wall / vacuolar inhibitor of fructosidase 1-like — protein MAKNLNHPSLIFTILVLITMPICQCRVFHPNDETLIQSTCNQTLYPNLCVQILNSYPSSRNADLRGLALNMVDFMKSRSIVAVNKIHRLQQGATGRFKGALDSCIGNYNDGILKGDVPEAISGIQTNNPKFAENAVADAANEAYFCEQGFNGNSPLNNENKAVRDGANMARVIVRMLY, from the coding sequence ATGGCAAAAAACTTAAATCATCCATCTCTAATCTTTACAATTCTTGTTCTAATCACAATGCCAATCTGTCAATGTAGGGTTTTCCACCCCAATGATGAGACACTAATTCAATCCACATGCAACCAAACACTATACCCAAATCTGTGTGTCCAAATCCTCAATTCATACCCAAGTAGCAGAAATGCTGATCTTAGAGGGCTAGCACTAAACATGGTTGATTTCATGAAATCAAGATCAATTGTTGCAGTGAACAAGATTCATCGACTCCAACAAGGTGCTACTGGTAGATTTAAGGGTGCCTTGGATTCATGTATTGGCAATTACAACGACGGAATCTTAAAGGGTGATGTGCCAGAAGCTATCAGCGGAATTCAGACTAATAACCCTAAATTTGCTGAAAATGCTGTTGCTGATGCAGCTAACGAGGCTTACTTTTGTGAGCAAGGGTTCAATGGTAATTCACCATTAAACAATGAAAACAAAGCTGTGCGTGATGGTGCAAATATGGCAAGAGTTATTGTTAGAATGTTGTATTAG
- the LOC107637605 gene encoding cell wall / vacuolar inhibitor of fructosidase 1-like yields the protein MAKTLHITFTITIILLFSSSSIPCTQSQTTRVYYYWNENNGVEDLIEQVCKRTPFYDLCISTLHNNPLLSPKSDIKQVALIMVNNILSNATDTLNYIEALLKHTKDPQLEQALALCAESYIPVVRFTLPQAAVAISQGHFAFASYCISDAVKEVNSCEGRLVKSPSDKSPLGDRNDVVQKLVDVANAIIKLLLKA from the coding sequence ATGGCTAAAACTCTTCACATTACTTTTACCATTACCATCattctcctcttttcttcttcttctattccctGCACACAATCCCAAACCACCAGAGTGTACTACTATTGGAATGAGAACAATGGTGTTGAAGATCTAATAGAGCAAGTATGCAAAAGAACACCCTTTTATGACTTATGCATTTCCACACTCCACAACAACCCTCTTCTAAGCCCCAAGAGTGACATCAAACAAGTAGCACTCATAATGGTCAACAACATTCTGTCAAATGCAACTGACACACTCAATTACATTGAAGCCCTTTTGAAGCACACAAAGGACCCCCAATTGGAACAAGCTTTGGCTCTTTGTGCTGAGTCATATATCCCTGTTGTGAGGTTCACTCTTCCACAAGCAGCTGTGGCTATAAGCCAGGGACACTTTGCCTTTGCAAGTTACTGCATTTCTGATGCTGTTAAGGAAGTTAATTCCTGTGAGGGTAGATTGGTGAAATCACCTTCTGATAAGTCACCTTTGGGTGATAGGAATGATGTTGTTCAGAAGCTTGTTGATGTTGCTAATGCCATTATCAAATTGCTTTTGAAGGCTTGA